One segment of Dama dama isolate Ldn47 chromosome 15, ASM3311817v1, whole genome shotgun sequence DNA contains the following:
- the LOC133070173 gene encoding large ribosomal subunit protein eL39, with translation MSSHKTFRIKRFLAKKQKQNRPIPQWIRMKTGNKIRYNSKRRHWRRTKLGL, from the coding sequence ATGTCTTCTCACAAGACTTTCAGGATCAAGCGATTCCTGGCCAAGAAGCAAAAGCAGAATCGTCCCATTCCTCAAtggattcgaatgaaaactggCAATAAAATTAGGTACAACTCCAAGAGAAGACATTGGAGAAGAACCAAGCTGGGTCTATAA